From a single Actinomyces viscosus genomic region:
- a CDS encoding glycosyltransferase family 4 protein, with protein sequence MKVLLDATAIPADLGGVGRYVDDLVPELIASGVNLAMAVQQRDVAHFSAKVPRAHLFPVSESMESRGARMAWEQTGLPALIHRIRPDVLHSPHYTFPVLYQVPVAVTLHDATFFSHPQAHSPFKQRFFTRAIRRAVRGADALIVPSLATRDETVKYVGGDPERFHVAYHGVDATVFHPVDDAERARVSASLGLEGRRYIGFLGTLEPRKNVPNLVRAWVSVFRDSDDAPALVLAGGPGWDADIEPALAEVPRHLTVLRPGYLPLADLPGFLSGCEILAYPSIGEGFGLPVLEAMACGAAVLTTRELSLPEVGGDAVAYCGSDAQAIARALLLLDAEPERRRELGAAAAERAGEFTWRASAQAHIEAYRAAMAR encoded by the coding sequence ATGAAGGTTCTTCTCGATGCGACGGCGATCCCGGCTGATCTCGGAGGCGTGGGGCGCTATGTCGACGACCTGGTCCCCGAGCTCATCGCCTCCGGCGTCAACCTGGCCATGGCCGTCCAGCAGCGGGACGTGGCGCACTTCTCCGCCAAGGTGCCCCGGGCCCACCTCTTCCCGGTCTCGGAGTCCATGGAGTCGCGTGGCGCCCGGATGGCCTGGGAGCAGACGGGACTACCCGCTCTCATCCACCGGATCCGTCCCGACGTCCTGCACTCGCCCCATTACACCTTCCCGGTCCTGTACCAGGTGCCCGTGGCGGTCACCCTCCACGACGCCACGTTCTTCTCCCACCCGCAGGCGCACTCGCCCTTCAAGCAGAGGTTCTTCACCCGCGCCATTCGCCGGGCCGTGCGCGGGGCCGACGCGCTCATCGTGCCCTCCCTGGCCACCCGTGACGAGACCGTCAAGTACGTCGGCGGTGACCCCGAGCGCTTCCACGTCGCCTACCACGGCGTGGACGCCACCGTGTTCCACCCGGTCGACGACGCCGAGCGGGCCCGCGTGTCCGCGTCACTCGGTCTGGAGGGCAGGCGTTACATCGGCTTCCTGGGGACCCTGGAGCCCCGGAAGAACGTGCCCAACCTGGTGCGTGCCTGGGTGAGCGTCTTCCGTGACTCCGACGACGCCCCGGCCCTGGTGCTGGCCGGTGGACCCGGCTGGGACGCGGACATCGAGCCCGCCTTGGCCGAAGTGCCCCGGCACCTGACCGTCCTGCGGCCCGGCTACCTGCCGCTGGCGGACCTGCCCGGGTTCCTCTCGGGCTGCGAGATCCTGGCCTACCCCTCCATCGGTGAGGGCTTCGGCCTGCCGGTCCTGGAGGCCATGGCTTGCGGGGCGGCCGTGCTGACCACCCGTGAGCTGAGCCTGCCGGAGGTCGGAGGAGACGCCGTCGCCTACTGCGGGTCAGACGCCCAGGCCATCGCCCGCGCCCTGCTGCTCCTCGACGCCGAACCCGAGCGACGCCGGGAACTGGGGGCCGCTGCCGCCGAGCGGGCCGGAGAGTTCACCTGGAGGGCCTCTGCTCAGGCGCACATCGAGGCCTACCGCGCCGCCATGGCACGGTAG
- a CDS encoding glycosyltransferase family 4 protein: MVVEQLWQPVPGGSGTYIVELTRALRARQVPVAGIAARHQAAPSPREVGLPPMPMRHSHLPRTALYESWNRLGLPRAESILPGAQLIHATTWALPTTALPLAVTVHDLAFLRAPEHFTPRGNTYFNRSLERVITEASAIIVPSQATADDCIAAGIDAARLYIIPHGVRTRTVTVSQVETFRATRGLGRDYILWTGTREPRKNLLGLLRAFELLIEEHDDAGDLDLVLVGPAGWGDDAVERDLLTRLSDRVHVTGRLDDDELAAAYSGARAFAFPSIWEGFGLPVLEAMAYGTPVVTSTGTCMAEITGEAGLLADPTSPREIASRLAQAIGPAHDELAQAGRERARTFTWEACAAAHTEVYHALIGGAV, from the coding sequence ATGGTGGTCGAGCAGCTGTGGCAGCCCGTCCCGGGGGGCTCGGGCACCTATATCGTCGAGCTGACCAGGGCACTGCGCGCCCGGCAGGTCCCGGTGGCCGGCATCGCGGCTCGTCACCAGGCGGCCCCTTCCCCCCGGGAGGTGGGCCTGCCGCCCATGCCGATGCGCCACTCCCACCTGCCGCGCACCGCCCTGTACGAGTCCTGGAACCGCCTGGGACTGCCACGGGCCGAGTCCATCCTGCCCGGAGCCCAGCTCATCCACGCCACCACCTGGGCCCTGCCCACCACCGCGCTGCCACTGGCCGTCACCGTGCACGACCTGGCCTTCCTGCGCGCCCCCGAGCACTTCACGCCCCGGGGCAACACCTACTTCAACCGCTCGCTGGAACGCGTCATCACCGAGGCGAGCGCCATCATCGTCCCCTCCCAGGCTACAGCCGACGACTGCATCGCGGCCGGGATCGACGCCGCCCGTCTCTACATCATCCCGCACGGTGTGCGCACCCGCACCGTCACCGTCAGCCAGGTCGAGACCTTCCGCGCCACGCGTGGTCTGGGGCGCGACTACATCCTGTGGACGGGCACGCGCGAGCCCCGCAAGAACCTGCTGGGCCTGCTGCGGGCCTTCGAGCTCCTCATCGAGGAGCACGATGACGCCGGCGACCTCGACCTGGTCCTGGTCGGCCCGGCCGGGTGGGGCGACGACGCCGTCGAGCGCGATCTGCTGACGCGCCTGAGTGATCGGGTCCACGTCACCGGCAGGCTCGACGACGACGAGCTGGCGGCCGCCTACAGCGGCGCGCGGGCCTTCGCCTTCCCCTCCATCTGGGAGGGCTTCGGCCTGCCGGTCCTGGAGGCCATGGCCTACGGGACTCCCGTGGTCACCAGCACCGGAACCTGCATGGCCGAGATCACCGGGGAGGCCGGTCTGCTGGCCGACCCCACCTCGCCGCGCGAGATCGCGAGCCGGCTCGCCCAGGCCATCGGTCCGGCTCACGACGAGCTGGCTCAGGCGGGCCGGGAGCGCGCCCGCACCTTCACCTGGGAGGCCTGCGCCGCCGCGCACACGGAGGTCTACCACGCCCTCATCGGGGGTGCGGTGTGA
- a CDS encoding glycosyltransferase family 2 protein yields the protein MTQLVRRPSARVVIVNWRRPELTIRAARSISEQLGSGDALVVVDNASMDGSVERLSREGLTVVESSENLGFGAGVNLGARGMGEDVLVLLNNDAVAEPGFLEAILGPLSDPPTAPTALDEPEEAPNLRTSSRARSSSAPAAATARILLAGRWRPAGPGEDALVSPRTGRWTRVSDEEAARGEGEVLVNSTGNLVDASGNGYDRDWLVPADQEDSPSPVFGLCGGACAIRREAWQALGGFREDLFMYYEDTDLSWRLHEHGWRVVYVCDAVVRHEHASSSGTDSPMFIRVNARNRILVSAAHGPARVVVQALARTLVRGVRGPRRGPVMTGLAQALAGLPRELRRRSGASSRRRESLRRR from the coding sequence GTGACGCAGCTCGTGCGCCGCCCCTCGGCGCGCGTCGTCATCGTCAACTGGCGCCGGCCCGAGCTGACGATCCGGGCGGCGCGCTCGATCTCCGAGCAGCTGGGGAGCGGTGACGCGCTCGTCGTCGTGGACAACGCCTCTATGGACGGATCGGTCGAGCGCCTGAGCCGGGAGGGCCTGACGGTGGTCGAGTCGAGCGAGAACCTGGGCTTCGGCGCGGGGGTCAACCTCGGGGCCCGGGGCATGGGCGAGGACGTCCTCGTCCTGCTCAACAATGACGCGGTGGCCGAGCCCGGCTTCCTCGAGGCGATCCTGGGGCCGCTGAGCGATCCGCCGACGGCACCGACAGCACTGGACGAGCCCGAGGAGGCGCCCAACCTGCGGACCTCTTCTCGGGCGAGGTCGAGCTCGGCACCGGCCGCGGCGACGGCGCGCATCCTGCTGGCCGGACGTTGGAGGCCGGCCGGTCCGGGTGAGGACGCGCTGGTCTCACCGCGCACCGGCAGGTGGACGCGCGTCAGTGACGAGGAGGCCGCCCGCGGCGAGGGCGAGGTTCTGGTCAACTCCACGGGCAACCTCGTGGACGCCTCCGGCAACGGCTACGACCGCGACTGGCTGGTGCCCGCCGATCAGGAGGACTCCCCCAGCCCGGTCTTCGGCCTGTGCGGGGGCGCCTGCGCGATCCGGCGCGAGGCGTGGCAGGCCCTGGGCGGGTTCCGTGAGGACCTGTTCATGTACTACGAGGACACCGACCTCTCCTGGCGCCTGCACGAGCACGGCTGGCGGGTCGTCTACGTGTGTGATGCGGTGGTGCGCCACGAGCACGCCTCGTCCTCGGGCACCGACTCACCGATGTTCATCCGGGTCAACGCCCGCAACCGCATCCTGGTTTCCGCCGCCCACGGCCCGGCCCGGGTGGTGGTGCAGGCACTGGCCCGCACGCTCGTGCGCGGTGTGCGCGGTCCACGACGCGGCCCGGTGATGACAGGGCTCGCTCAGGCGCTCGCCGGCCTGCCACGCGAGCTGCGTCGTCGCTCGGGCGCCTCATCAAGGCGTCGGGAGTCACTGAGACGCCGCTGA